A window of Balearica regulorum gibbericeps isolate bBalReg1 chromosome Z, bBalReg1.pri, whole genome shotgun sequence contains these coding sequences:
- the LPAR1 gene encoding lysophosphatidic acid receptor 1 isoform X2, giving the protein MDIPTDLVPSSMMSQPEEIESTAMSEPQCYYNETIAFFYNRSGKYLATEWNTVSKLVMGLGITVCIFIMLANLLVMVAIYVNRRFHFPIYYLMANLAAADFFAGLAYFYLMFNTGPNTRRLTVSTWLLRQGLIDTSLTASVANLLAIAIERHITVFRMQLHTRMSNRRVVVVIVVIWTMAIVMGAIPSVGWNCICDITHCSNMAPLYSDSYLVFWAIFNLVTFVVMVVLYAHIFGYVRQRTMRMSRHSSGPRRNRDTMMSLLKTVVIVLVMEMGTCCGTCSIPAVLVNFEKSPW; this is encoded by the exons TCCACAGCCATGAGCGAACCACAGTGCTACTACAATGAAACCATTGCCTTCTTTTATAACCGAAGTGGAAAATATCTAGCCACTGAATGGAACACTGTCAGCAAACTTGTAATGGGACTGGGGATTACCGTCTGCATCTTCATAATGCTGGCTAACCTCTTGGTTATGGTGGCTATTTATGTCAACCGCCGATTCCACTTCCCTATTTATTACTTAATGGCCAACTTAGCCGCTGCGGACTTTTTTGCAGGGCTGGCTTACTTTTACTTAATGTTCAACACGGGACCCAACACTAGAAGATTGACTGTAAGCACCTGGCTTCTCCGTCAGGGTCTCATTGACACTAGCCTGACAGCCTCTGTAGCCAATTTGTTGGCCATTGCTATTGAGCGGCACATTACAGTTTTCCGAATGCAGCTACATACTCGGATGAGCAACCGGCGAGTGGTGGTCGTAATTGTTGTTATCTGGACTATGGCCATCGTCATGGGTGCCATACCAAGTGTCGGATGGAACTGTATTTGTGATATAACTCACTGCTCCAACATGGCACCGCTCTATAGTGACTCCTACCTGGTGTTCTGGGCTATTTTCAACCTGGTCACTTTTGTGGTCATGGTGGTCCTATATGCTCATATCTTTGGGTATGTCCGCCAAAGGACTATGAGAATGTCCAGACACAGTTCTGGACCCCGCAGGAATCGGGACACCATGATGAGTCTCCTGAAGACTGTGGTCATTGTGCTTG TAATGGAGATGGGGACATGTTGTGGGACGTGCTCTATTCCAGCAGTCTTGGTAAACTTTGAGAAAAGCCCATGGTAG